ATCCGGCACTATTGTGGCGGAATTTTCGTTTAGTATCTGAGCCACTTTTATGTAAGAAGTTTCCTAGACCGGATACCCAAAAACCTCTATGGTAATCAGCACCATTGACGCTGATATCCATTAAGTTTTGTATAGCTCTGATGTCAGAGAAGGAACCCCAGAGAGTATTCGGAACTAAAGATCCTTGACGTTCTGGGTTAGGGGAGTAACCAGTTTGTTCCCAAGTTAGAGTGGCTGTTTTTTCTTGGGCGCTTGATCCTTGTTTCCAAGTGACCGTCCAATTACCTTGATAACCGTAATGGGTAGGAGGGGTATAGTTTTCTAGATTGGTTGTGGGTTTAGTAATAGAGCCGCTAGACCCAGATCTTACTTCTATTGCTGTGAAAGGCTGAGATGCAGCAAGTATAGGATACTCGTAGGCATTGCCATTGTCATCGACTAGATTGACAGCATTGATTGTGACTGTTTTACTTTCAGTTGTTGCTTCGACTTTAGCAGGATCTGGAGCGACCCCCCCCCCTCCCAATGAGGCGACGTTAATATCCAAATTAGTTAGGGTGATGGTTTCTCCACCTGAGGAAGGCGTTTGTAACGTAGTCCCTAGGTCCATGACAACGGTAGCGCCCTCTGTTTGCGTGAAGGATTTCGTTTCTAGAGTGACACCATCTTTAAGGATTAAAGATCCGGAACCGATTTTTAAGGGTTGTTTGAAATCTGATTTCAGATTGGCCGCAACCTTTTTTTCTTCATCTGATAATCTTTCACCAGAGAAGACGATCTTGCCTGTATAATCAACAGTGTCTTGTTTATTAATATTTAATTCATCAGATCCTCCTCCAGTAATAGGGTCATAGAAGAAAATCCCGAAACCTTCTTTAGCATTTAGTTTTGTAAATTTTCCGCTAGAGCCGAGATCGATGGAATTTCTTGTTACTGTAGGACTTCCACCATTAGTTTTGATGATTTTGTTCCCATCAAAGGTGATATCTCCGAGATCAGCGGTTAAGCTACATTCACCACCTGAATCTTTTATGCAAATGGCTCCACCTTTAGGTGAAGAAGCGGATACGGAGTTATTAGAAAATAACGTAGGTCCACCTGAGACAATGGTGAGTTTATCAGCATAAATAGCCCCGCCGCTTGAAGAGGAGGAGTTTTCTGCGAAAACAAGATTTTGATTATTTTCTATTTTTAATTCAGCTTCACTACTGCTTGCTTTACACTGAATAGCCCCACCTTCTCCTGTAGAGCAGTTTTTATGGAAGACGAGACTAGAGTTATCTTTGATAGTGGTATTCCCTACAGCTTTGATGGCTCCGTAGCCGGTTGCTCCTGGAGGGCAATAGGCACATGAAAATAAGGAAAATCCTGAGATGTCTAAGGTTTTATTGGTACCACTAACACTAATAGCTCCGGGGTGACTAGATTGTGTAGTAATATTATCAAAACACAGTGTGTAACCATTTCCCAAGAAGGAAAGGTTTCCAGCAGTATCAGTGAAACAACTACTGGATAAGCCCGAGCCATCTAACCCCGCATAGGCAATACATATATTCCCTGTACACGTGTATATTGTACCGTTTGAATTGCTAGTTGATAATGGATTGAATGGCTCACTATTCGTGTTTCCATTGTAGCTATGCGCAGAGGTCAAGGTTTTTTGATCTGGTTCCTCGGAGTATAATGAGTTCGAGACGATTAAGCTCGAGGATATTAAAAACCAGTAAACTGGATGTTTCATAAATTCATGCTTTGGGTGATTTGAGATATCCCAAACCGATCATAAAAATAATTAAAAGTCAAGGGGATTGTCTAGACTAGAATAAGGAGAACCCTGCCCAGAGCTGGGCAGGGGGGAGCTTTTTAGAACGCGACCTTAGCGCCAAGATCTACGTTATAATTTCTTGAAGAGCTTCGTAATTCGAAACCAAACTGACTGAACATCTCAACACCAGAGGTTAAGGCAATATGGTTACCCGCGCGAACTATGAAAGCTTGTCTAGCAAGATTCGTAGCTGTGGTTAACCAGGAAACGTCATTGATCGCCAATCCTGTCATACAGCTTGGATTATGACGGTACACATCAGGTATATACATCAGTGTAAGATCATAAGCACTTCTCTCTCCATAGGAGAGTTTCTCAAATTTTATACCTATAGGTACAGAAACGTTGAGAAGATCGCTGCTTTCAAAGACCCGGCCTTCTGTTGTTGGTTCTTTAAAGTCATCTTGGTGCGCATAGACAACTTGTAATTTTGCAAACGGTGCATAACTATCAAAGATAGAAGAACTAAATACCGGGATAGGTACGCTAGTAGACAAAGTTAAGCCCAGGGTATCATTACCCCAAGAACCTTTCACTTCAGGATAGTCTGTATAGGACGTTGTCATGTTGTTGGCCGTGTGGCAATAGGTAATTTGTGCATCCAAGAAAATAGGAATCTCTTTAGAAAACCCTGAACAACACGTGTTAGGCCCATTAAATAACCGCGTGAGATCATCAAACTTGCTCACATGCTGATAATATACAGAACCCGCATAGACGTTTGCGGCGTTCTTGCTTACAAGGTAGTCTTTATCTTTTGCAAATAACTGACAGAAAGCCACACTAAGAGAATCCTCTCTCGAGGTATTTGTTGTGGCTCCTAACACATATCCCGAACTGATATGACGGAATTTGCGATTTTCAGCATTCCGATCTTTATGGAAGAAGTTCCCAATTCCAGAGACCCACAAACCACGACGTGTCTCAAGAATACTATCAACACTACGTTCCAAGACATCTTGAATAGAACGTAAATCTATAAAGGATCCCCAAAGGCTATTGAGTACTAGCGGAGCACGACGTTCAGGATTTGGAACATATCCTGTTTTATTCCAGGTAAAGATTGCTGTTTGTGTTTTAGGATCAGAGTTATTATCTTTGACCCAACTGACAGACCAGTTTCCTTGATAACCATAGTGGGTTTCAGCAACACCAACAACATGACTAGGCACGTTGGTTGTTGTCACCGAACCTTTCCCAGAAAGTTGAATTCCTCCTAAAGCTAACGTATCATTTAGCTTATGGTTTTCATAAAACTTCCCTGTAGGATCAATAACGCCAATAGCACCTGATAAAGTCACATTCTTCCCAGCAGCAACGGCATCGACTACGGCGAATTTTTTCCCATCTAAGGTATTCGGATTAATAGCCAGATTCGTCAGTGTAGCATCTTCTGTTTTTGCGGATAACTTTGTGCCTGCATCCATCAGAATCAAAGATCCTGCTGTTTGCACGACTGTTTTTGCTTCTACTTCCACACCGCTGCGTAACACAAGTTCACCAGCAGCTAAAGTGATAGGCTGTGTAAATGTTGTCTTTAGGTTATCCGCAACAGCAGCTTGTTCTTCAGTGAGCTTTTCTCCTGAAAAAATAATTCTTCCATTATACGTTTTATCACCCTCAGCTTTATTCAAAGTGAGAAGATCAGCAGCATTACCTTCAACTGTGATAGGATCATAGAAAGAAATCGTCTTTCCAGACGCTGCACGTAAGTTGACGAATTTACCATTGCCTTCAATGTTAATGGCATTTCTTTTTATTGTAGCATTGTCTTGTGTGGCCATCAGGTTATTATCAAAAGTAATATCCCCATGTTCAGCGGTTAAGCTACATTCTCCATTGGCAGCAATACCAATAGCTCCACCCTTAGGTGTAGCATGGGTAACTTTGTTATTGATAAATGCCGTAGGCCCACCAGAAGTCAATATGAGTTTATCGGTGTAAATCGCTCCACCTTTTGCTGAAGAAGTATTTTCCTCAAAAATCAAGACTTTGTTATCTCTTATAGTAAGGGTCGGTGCTGAACCTGTTTTGCTACAATGGATAGCTCCACCGCAACCATCAGATGAACCGGAAACAGCATTGTTGCTAAAAGCAACGTGGTTGTTACCTGCAATCGTCATAGAAGCTTCTGAATATACTGCTCCCCCAGAATTCACAGCAGTGTTCCCAGAAAATCTGATTGTGCCTTGGTTGTCCGAAAGATGAGCTATTCCCGTAGCAGCAATCGCTCCACCTTTTTTCGCAGTAGAGTTAGTGGTGAAGCTGATTTCTTTGCTCGAGCCGGTTAGAGAAAAAGCTTTGCAAGAGATGGCTCCACCATTCTCAGCGGAATAGTTCTGATCAAACAGAATACTGGCATTATTCGCTAAGTTTAATGCTCCTCCGGATTTCATAGCCCCTTTTCCAGTATTCACTAGAGAAGATGGGCATTCCTTAAAGCTCAACTTAGAAAAATCTGTCAGCGTAAGAATCTTATCGGCAGTGTTAACGTTAATTCCCGCAGGATTAGCTCCGGCATTCGCGTTCGTTATGGATAAGCTATGGTTGTTCCCTTTGAAAGTTAGGTTGTCTGCAGTCTGAACAAAAGCTGAGGAAGCAAGAGCCGCTGTCTGTCCTACATCTACAATAGAAATATCACTCTCGACGTTGTAAATCGTTCCTCCCGCAGTGCTTGTAGATTGCGGACTGAATGCTCCATTTGCATCGAGAATAGATTCTTGAGTTAAAGCCACTTCTGCATGCAATTGCGAGAAGTGAAAAGATATTGGTATCGTCAGCGTCGACGATATTAAAATCTTATATAAAGAAGGCCTCATTTTATACACTTGTGGTGAAATGAAAAAAACAGTTTCGTTAAATACTCAAAGATACAAAAGAAAGCAAGTCTAATACAGAAAAGACTTGACATGTTTTTGTCATTTTTGGTAAGAGGCCCCTGCGTTCTAGAGAGGACTGCTTGTTAGAATTTGTATCTACCCCCTATGTCCACGTTGTAATTTCTAGACGATCCTCGGAGTTCAAAAGCTCCATGGCAAAATACTTCTAGGTTGTCTGTTAAATGGTGATGATCAGAACCATCAAGGATCATGGCTTGTCGCGATAAATTTGTTGCTCCTGTAGACCAAGCAGTATGTACAGAAGGTAAAAAGACTTTAGATTTTGGAGCATCGCGATAAATATCCGGTTGATATGCAAGCCTGATATTGTAGGTGTTGAGCTTGTTTGTTTTTTCAAATCTCACACCAAGAGGCAAGGAAACGTTGACAAAGTGCGCACTTTGGAAGTTCCTATTTTCAGTTCCTCCTTGGGTTTCTTTGAAATCTTCTTGTTGTACAAAGACTATATGCAGCTTAACAAAAGGAAAGAGTTCTTCAATTGCCGGATGATCCACAAGTATAGGAAGGTAACTTCCAAGTTCACCAGCTACGCAGTGGTTGTTCCATTTTCCTCTCGATGAAGGATTGGGTGTATGCTTTGTCGTCATAGAGTTATGACTTAAGCTATAACTGAGTTGTGCATCAAAGATGATAGGGGACTTCTCAGGCTTGCGTGCAAGTATAGCTCCTTTTCTCTTCGAAAATGTATAGTGGTTAACTAACTTCTCGCATTTTGTATGGATAGAAGCTGCATAGACATGAGATCGAGCATCTGCAAGGCGGTAATCTTTAGATTTCCCTAACATTTGACAGAAAGCAAGATCCATCACTTTATTAGAGATAGGTTGTGTGCTTACACCAACAACATATCCAGAGCTGATATGACGGAATCCTTCTTGTACTTTCGTAGAGTCTTTATGAAAGAAGTTCGAAATCCCTGAAATCCATAAGCCTCTGTGGAAGTCTTCACCTTCGGTGCTAACTTCAACAAGATTTTGAAATGCACGCATATCAATAGCAGAACACCATACGCTATTAGGGACGAGCGTAGCACGTCGATTAGCTGTCGGTATGTAACCCGTAGACACCCATTTCATTTCGAATGAGACTTTTCCACTCGAGTCTTTAACTTCAGTAACTTCCCATTTTCCTTGATAACCAAGATTAGAACTTGTAGCTCCTTGAGGGATGATATTGAAGCCCTCGGTATGGATTTTCTCTGCATCGGGCGCAGAAATATCTAAGAAGTTTAATGTGAAATTCTTATTTAATAAGGGGTTGTCATAGAAATTTTGGCTACTATCTTGGAATTGTAAATCCCCAGTTAAGGTAACACTACCGCTTCCTCCTTTAGCTGCTAGGGTAATGACTTTTCCATTCTCTAAAGAATCTAAGTTCACAGCAAGGTTGGTAATGGTAATCGAGCCATCGGGACTTTCTTCTATTGTAGGAACCACAGCTCCTGCCCCAGAATCGGCTCTTTCTCTGAGGTTGATTAAAGAAGACGCTATGACTTTGGATACAGCCCTGATTACAGGAATCGCATTTTTAGGAGATGGCGGTGTAGACCGACTTTGTAGACCTTCGCTTGCAGGAGTCACATTAGTGATGATGGAGGTTCCTCCATCCATCACGATTAAAGAGCCTTCTTTCTGAGTGAAAGAATCCACAAGAAGACCTGCACCACTGCTTAAAACAAGAGTTCCGGCTTCAAGAGATACATCGTTATGAATAACACTTGTTGCATTTAAAGGATTTTTAGCATCTTCACTTGAGAGCTTCTCTCCTGAAAATACAATTTTTCCGTTATACACTGCAGATTGTTGGGCTGCTTCAGCTGCAACTTTCTGTATTTCTGGATCTTGTGTGTCTGGAGCGTTGATTTTTAGAGGAGTTTTTGTTGGAGCAGGGGCGGGCACAGATACTGCAGACGCTGAAGCGGGGATCCCAGAGGTCGCTTTAGCAAGGGAAGCCTCTGGTTGTTTTGCGGTAACAACTGCAGCAGCAGCCGGTGCTGTAGTTGTGATAGGATCATAGAAAAAGATGGTTTGTCCTGTTTGCGCACGTAGCTGTGAAATTTTAGCGCCACTACCTAAATGAATCGAGTTACACGTAGGTTTACTATTTTCTTTAGCTTGTGATTCAGCTGGTATTTCTGCTTTATTCGCCAAAGTGAAAAATGCTGAGGTCATGCCTGCAGATGCACTACCACTTGCTTGAGAAGGATCTGTTTTCTCTTCAATAGATTCAGCAGCTATGGCTATTTCTTTCTTTGTAGGTAGCGTAATTGAATCAGCTGCTGTAACTTTATTGCCTTGGAAGATAATTGATCCTGTAGTAGCAGTGATGCTGATATCACCACCATCGGCAATATAAATCGCTCCACCTTTTCCCGAGGAGTTATTGGAGAAAGTCATGTTTCCACTAGAGGATAAAACGACTTTCTTAGCATGAATAGCCCCGCCTGTAACTGTAGAAGAGTTATTATCAAATATAACTGAAGCATTGCCTGAGATAGTTAAACAGGGATCAGGAGAAGGTTCTTCTTTTTGTGCGACTTTCGCATGCGTTTCTCCTGATAGTGCGGCTGATTTTAGAGATGGAAGCGTTTGTTTAGGTGGTTGGATAGGCGTAGCAGGAATAGAAATCGGCGCTTTTACGCAATAAATTGCCCCACCAGATCCTTTAGCCTCTACTGGTTCCTCGACAGCAGCTTCTTCCACAGTAACTATTGAAGGCGCGGGGATTTCTTGAGCTTGGTTGCCAGAGAAGACAACGTTTTTATTCCCTGTGATATCGCAGTTGCCATTAACAGAGATGGCCCCGCCTTGCTCTTTAGCATTATTGTTCGAGAAAGTGCACGTGCCAGTGTTATTTTCTATGGTTGCTGATCCGGAAACACGGATAGCTCCACCCGCTGTCTTAGAGGAGTTGCTACTAAATGTGATATTTACATTTTGTTTAAGGATAATGTCAGGAGAATTCGCAGCCTCTTCTTTTTCCGCGCCACCTTGAGTGGCAGGTGCGACATTTGTAGCAGGATCTTCTTGAGATTCTCCATTTGTAGCAGTAGCATCCGCGGGTATTCCTGCATACTTGATTAAAGCCGTGTTAACACTACCTTCAGTATGTGAATTTGCTTTGCTTCCCTCTGCTTGTACACTGAGTTCACCATCACCACTAGTTGCTTTGGGGCCTACATAGATTGCACTATCCGCTTTTGTTTGATCTTGGTTTGTAGCACAAACAAAAGACAGGTCTTTAAATCCTGAAAATGTGAGAGCAGATCCCGCACTGTTGTTTATAGCAGATCCTGGAGCTGTTACGCTAATGTTACTAAAAGTTAACGAGTGATTGCCCCCAACGAAAGTAAGAGAGCCATCCGTATTGGAGAAACAACTTTTGTTAGTTTCACCATTGGCTTGCGATGCTACCGCAGTCGGTGGTGTTTTGGTTTCAGGACTTGGAGAGCCATGCTCATTGGCAACATCCGATGATGCGGTGAAAGATAAGGGGGTATGGGGTAGTGAACTTTCTAAAGTTTCCTTTTCTTTTTCAGTTTCTTTAGCTTCGTGATCTGCTTCTGTCTTTTCTTCTACTTTTGTACTGCCTGCCTCTTCAGAAGATTCTTTATCTTGTTTGTCTTCAGGTGCTCCTTGAGTTCCAGAAGCTCCTGGAGTTCCAACAGTTTCTATAGTTTCAGAAGTTCCTGGAACTTCAGTAGGAGCCGTGACCTCTTCACCTGTATCCACTGTCGGGGAATGTTCTGGTAGAACATGGGGTGGATGATTTTCTTCTTCTTCTCCTTTAGAGTCCTTATTATTTTCTATATCAGAGCTTTGGTCTGTGGTTGGGGCGGATGGAGAATCCGTCTTATCTGTATCTTGAGAGCTATTTTGTGATTCCGCGGTGGATTGTTGTGATTTAGGATCTTGAGTTTTGCTTACGTTGGTAAAGGATACATCACTGGTAAGAGTATAAGTAGTTCCTGAGGCAAAAGAGGAATTTTTACATGTGAAAGGCGTGTCGGATGAACTGCTTCCATCGTAATTATCGCTAGAGCTTAGTGTTTGTTCCCCTGTGTTTTGAGGTGCAGAGGATAGCGCAGCTTTTTCAGTAGCAAGAGATGATAGAGGGAATGTAATCGCTGATGAGATTAACAACCAAGGAACAGAAGACTTCATAACAAGGTTCTTTTGGTGATAAAAAGGATTGCTCAACGCAATAGGTAGTGGAAATTAAAAAATCAAGAGACATTAGACGAGAGGAAACAGGGGAATAACTGGAGAGATATTGGAAATGAAAAATATCAAAAGCTACGGAAAATCTCGCAGCTTTTGATTTTTCTCTTTAACTTCTATAAAACTAGGAGAATTATTTTAGGAAGAAATCTCGATTTGCTTAAGAAGGGAATTTAATTTTTGGGATCACAATGATGAGATGTGTGTCCTTTAGGACAGCAATCTCCATTTTGGTGTTTTCTAGCACGACAACTACAAAAACTGACTAAAGAAATCACCCCAGCGATTCCAATAATAATGTAAGTAATTTGTGTTGCTGTTGCACTTGCGCCCCCGCATAGTCGAGCAATAAGGTTTACTTTATGATGAGTTAATCCTATAATTCCTACGTTCAATGCACCAAGAACAACAATAAGAGAGGATAGTCCCCGAACGAGTTTGCCTAGCATTGCTTTTCTCCTAAGTGATGTATACTTAATTCCATCTTTTAATCTTTTTTATAATTTAATAAAGTTTTTTTTTGTTCTCAGGCTATTGGGGAGACATTGACTTTTTGTATACAAGGAGTTAAGTTGTGCAAGAAGTTTTTTGTTATAAAAACTCAAAGTGAATATTAGCTTCATCGGAATAAACTACCGGGATTAGAAAAATGACACAACCCTATGTAACTAGAGAAGACATTATACTTCTGGCGAAGAGTTCAGCTCTGGAATTAAGCGAAGAGTTTATTCAAGAGTATGAAAGTTCTTTAAATGAAGTCATTAAAACTATGGCAGCATCCATCGCTATGGATGTAACCGACGTGGTTATTGAGGTTGGTTTATCCCATGTGATCAGTCCCGAAGATTTACGAGAAGATATCGTTGCCTCAAGTTTCTCTCGTGAGGAGTTTCTAACTAATGTCCCTGAATCCTTAGGGGGATTAGTAAAAGTACCCACAGTCATTAAGTAGAGATCACAGTTTTAGGAAGATATGTATCAGAAGAGTGCCTTAGAGTTAAGAAATGCCGTAGTGAGTGGAGAGTCTTCAGCTACAGCAATAGCAAAGTATTTTTATAATAGAATAAAAACAGAAGACAATCAGATAGGAGCTTTTCTTTCTCTTTGTGAAGAAAGAGCTTATGAGAAAGCAGCTATCATAGATGCGAAAGTGGCGCGAGGAGAACCTTTGGGGAAACTCGCAGGTGTCCCCATCGGGATAAAAGATAATATTCATATTCGGGGTTTGCGCACCACTTGTGCTTCTAAAATGTTAGAAAATTATATAGCGCCTTTTGATGCTACAGTCGTCGAACGGATAGAAGCTGAAGATGGGGTCATTTTAGGCAAACTCAATATGGATGAGTTTGCTATGGGATCGACAACGCAGTATTCTGCTTTCCATCCTACGAAAAATCCTTGGGGTTTATCCTGTGTGCCAGGAGGATCTTCAGGGGGATCCGCCGCCGCAGTTTCTGCAAGATTTTGTCCTATAGCGTTAGGTTCGGATACCGGTGGATCTATACGTCAGCCAGCAGCATTTTGTGGAGTTGTGGGGTTTAAGCCCTCCTATGGAGCCGTCTCCCGTTACGGTTTAGTCGCTTTTGGGTCTTCATTAGATCAGATAGGCCCTTTAACAACAGTTGTCGAAGATGTCGCCTTAGCTATGGATGTATTCGCAGGTAAGGATGATAGAGATGCAACTTCTCAGAAGTTTTTTACAGGATCTTTCCAAGAGGCCTTGTCTTTAGACGTTCCGAGTTTGATCGGCGTGCCTATGGGATTTTTAGACGGTTTACGTGATGATGTTAAAGAGAATTTCTTTGCCTCTTTAAGTATTTTGGAACGTCAGGGTAGCCGCATTGTTGAAGTGGATCTTAACATCTTAGATCACGCTGTCTCTGTTTACTACATTGTCGCTTCTGCAGAAGCCGCAACAAATCTTGCAAGATTTGATGGTATTCGTTACGGCTATCGTTCTCCAGAAGCGCATAGTATAGAAGATATTTATACGATCTCCCGCGTACAAGGCTTCGGTAAGGAAGTCATGCGTAGGATTCTTTTAGGTAACTATGTGTTATCCACTGAGCGCCAAAATGTCTATTATAAGAAAGGCTCCGCAATTCGAGCAAAAATCATTCAAGCTTTTCAAAAAGCTTATGAAAAGTGTGATGTGATTGCGATGCCTGTATGCTCATGCCCAGCATTCGCCGATGGCGAAATCCTTGATCCTACCTCTCTATATCTCCAGGATATCTATACCGTGGCTATGAATTTAGCCTACCTCCCAGCTATCGCCGTTCCTTCAGGGTTTTCTCGAGAAGGGCTGCCTCTAGGATTCCAGGTGATTGGACAAAAGGGTAAAGATCAACAGGTGTGCCAGGTAGGCTATAGCTTCCAAGAACATTCAGGAATTAAGAATTTATACCCTAAAGGATGTAACAAACTTGTTGATGGAGAGGTGAAATAATGAGCGACGTTTATGCTGATTGGGAATCCGTCATAGGTCTTGAAGTCCACGTAGAATTAAACACAAAATCTAAATTGTTCAGTTGTGCACGCAACCGTTTTGGAGACGAACCTAATACAAACATCTCTCCTGTATGCACCGGCATGCCGGGGTCACTGCCAGTACTGAATAAAGAAGCAGTGAGAAAGGCTGTTTTATTTGGTTGTGCTGTTGAAGGCGAAGTAGCTTTGCTCAGCCGTTTTGATAGAAAGTCCTATTTTTATCCCGATAGCCCAAGGAATTTTCAAATTACCCAATTCGAACATCCTATTGTGCGAGGAGGACATATAAAAGCTATCGTTCACGGTGAGGAACGTCATTTTGAACTGGCTCAAGCGCATATCGAAGATGATGCCGGTATGCTAAAACATTTCGGAGAATTTGCTGGAGTAGATTATAACCGCGCTGGTGTACCTTTAATAGAGATTGTGTCTAAGCCGTGCATGTTTTGTGCTGATGATGCTGTTGCTTATGCCACAGCTTTGGTATCCTTATTAGACTACATAGGCATTTCTGACTGTAATATGGAAGAAGGCTCGGTACGCTTTGATGTAAACATATCCGTACGTCCTAAAGGTAGCGAAGAACTACGCAATAAAGTAGAAATTAAAAATATGAACTCCTTTGCTTTTATGGCCCAAGCTCTAGAAGCCGAGCGTTGTCGTCAGATCGATGCATATTTAGACAATCCAAATGCAGACCCCAAAACTGTTATTCCAGGAGCGACATACCGTTGGGATCCTGAAAAGAAAAAAACAGTGTTGATGCGTCTTAAGGAACGAGCTGAAGATTACAAGTATTTCATAGAGCCTGATCTCCCAGTATTGCAATTAACAGAAGCATATATTGATGAAATTCGTCATACGCTTCCCGAGCTCCCTTTCAACAAATACCAAAGGTATTTGCACGAATATGCTCTTGCCGAAGACATCGCTGCCATTTTAATTAGCGATAAGCATAGTGCGCACTTCTTTGAATTAGCCGCTCAGGAATGTAAAAACTACAGAGCCCTTTCTAATTGGTTAACTGTTGAGTTTGCCGGACGTTGTAAACTCAAGGGTAAGAATCTCGCTTTCTCAGGTATCCTGCCCAGTAGTGTAGCTCAGCTTGTGAATTTTATTGATCAAGGCGTGATTACCGGAAAGATCGCTAAGGATATCGCAGACATGATGATGGAATCTCCTGAAAAGAGTCCTGAGACTATCCTCAAAGAAAATCCTGAAATGTTGCCCATGACAGATGAAAGTGCGTTGGTGGCGATCATTTCCGAGGTGATTACCGCAAATCCGCAG
Above is a genomic segment from Chlamydia abortus containing:
- a CDS encoding DUF378 domain-containing protein, translating into MLGKLVRGLSSLIVVLGALNVGIIGLTHHKVNLIARLCGGASATATQITYIIIGIAGVISLVSFCSCRARKHQNGDCCPKGHTSHHCDPKN
- the gatC gene encoding Asp-tRNA(Asn)/Glu-tRNA(Gln) amidotransferase subunit GatC: MTQPYVTREDIILLAKSSALELSEEFIQEYESSLNEVIKTMAASIAMDVTDVVIEVGLSHVISPEDLREDIVASSFSREEFLTNVPESLGGLVKVPTVIK
- the gatA gene encoding Asp-tRNA(Asn)/Glu-tRNA(Gln) amidotransferase subunit GatA; translated protein: MYQKSALELRNAVVSGESSATAIAKYFYNRIKTEDNQIGAFLSLCEERAYEKAAIIDAKVARGEPLGKLAGVPIGIKDNIHIRGLRTTCASKMLENYIAPFDATVVERIEAEDGVILGKLNMDEFAMGSTTQYSAFHPTKNPWGLSCVPGGSSGGSAAAVSARFCPIALGSDTGGSIRQPAAFCGVVGFKPSYGAVSRYGLVAFGSSLDQIGPLTTVVEDVALAMDVFAGKDDRDATSQKFFTGSFQEALSLDVPSLIGVPMGFLDGLRDDVKENFFASLSILERQGSRIVEVDLNILDHAVSVYYIVASAEAATNLARFDGIRYGYRSPEAHSIEDIYTISRVQGFGKEVMRRILLGNYVLSTERQNVYYKKGSAIRAKIIQAFQKAYEKCDVIAMPVCSCPAFADGEILDPTSLYLQDIYTVAMNLAYLPAIAVPSGFSREGLPLGFQVIGQKGKDQQVCQVGYSFQEHSGIKNLYPKGCNKLVDGEVK
- the gatB gene encoding Asp-tRNA(Asn)/Glu-tRNA(Gln) amidotransferase subunit GatB, which codes for MSDVYADWESVIGLEVHVELNTKSKLFSCARNRFGDEPNTNISPVCTGMPGSLPVLNKEAVRKAVLFGCAVEGEVALLSRFDRKSYFYPDSPRNFQITQFEHPIVRGGHIKAIVHGEERHFELAQAHIEDDAGMLKHFGEFAGVDYNRAGVPLIEIVSKPCMFCADDAVAYATALVSLLDYIGISDCNMEEGSVRFDVNISVRPKGSEELRNKVEIKNMNSFAFMAQALEAERCRQIDAYLDNPNADPKTVIPGATYRWDPEKKKTVLMRLKERAEDYKYFIEPDLPVLQLTEAYIDEIRHTLPELPFNKYQRYLHEYALAEDIAAILISDKHSAHFFELAAQECKNYRALSNWLTVEFAGRCKLKGKNLAFSGILPSSVAQLVNFIDQGVITGKIAKDIADMMMESPEKSPETILKENPEMLPMTDESALVAIISEVITANPQSVVDYKSGKTKALGFLVGQIMKRTQGKAPPNRVNELLLVELSK